A genomic window from Aerosakkonema funiforme FACHB-1375 includes:
- a CDS encoding alpha/beta fold hydrolase produces the protein MGTIATKDGTQIYYKDWGTGQPIVFSHGWPLSADAWESQMFFLASHGYRCIAHDRRGHGRSSQPWHGNDMDTYADDLAELFEALDLKDAVTIGHSTGGGEVARFIGRHGTKRVSKAVLMGAVPPLMLKTEANPGGLPIEVFDGFRAAFLADRSQFFLDVASGPFFGFNRPGAKVSQGLIQSWWMQGMMAGHKNAYDCIKAFSETDFTEDLKKFDVPTLIIHGDDDQIVPIGASALLSAKLVKNSILKIYPGGTHSLGDTSKERLNADLLEFLKS, from the coding sequence ATGGGCACGATCGCGACTAAGGACGGTACGCAAATCTATTACAAAGACTGGGGCACAGGACAGCCTATTGTCTTCAGTCACGGCTGGCCGCTGAGTGCGGATGCTTGGGAATCGCAGATGTTTTTTCTCGCCTCGCACGGCTACCGTTGCATCGCCCACGATCGTCGCGGTCATGGCCGATCGAGCCAACCTTGGCACGGCAATGACATGGATACCTACGCTGACGATCTGGCAGAACTCTTTGAGGCGCTGGATCTAAAGGATGCGGTGACGATCGGACACTCTACAGGCGGTGGTGAAGTAGCGCGTTTCATCGGACGCCACGGTACCAAGCGCGTTTCCAAGGCCGTGCTGATGGGCGCAGTGCCGCCACTGATGCTCAAGACAGAGGCAAATCCGGGTGGGCTGCCCATTGAGGTGTTCGATGGCTTTCGGGCGGCGTTTTTGGCTGACCGATCGCAGTTCTTCCTCGATGTAGCCAGCGGGCCGTTCTTTGGCTTCAATCGACCCGGTGCCAAAGTCTCCCAAGGTCTGATCCAGTCCTGGTGGATGCAGGGTATGATGGCTGGTCATAAAAACGCTTATGACTGCATTAAGGCGTTTTCGGAAACAGATTTCACCGAGGATTTGAAGAAGTTCGACGTGCCAACGTTGATTATTCACGGTGATGACGATCAGATCGTACCCATAGGTGCTTCTGCCCTCCTGTCTGCCAAGCTCGTCAAGAATTCGATTTTGAAGATCTATCCTGGGGGAACGCATAGTTTGGGCGACACGAGCAAGGAACGGCTCAACGCCGACCTGCTGGAATTTCTTAAATCCTGA
- a CDS encoding glucose 1-dehydrogenase, giving the protein MTKKLEGKIAVVTGASKGIGASIAKHLAAEGAAVVVNYSSSKEGADRVVDEITSTGGKAIAVQANVAKKAEIEHLFAQTQQTFGKLDILVNNAGIYEFSPLENITEEHFHKQFDLNVLGLIFASQQAVKHFGSAGGSIINISSIVSTLAPANASIYSATKAAVDAVTKSLAKELGPRNIRINSINPGMVETEGAHTAGITESEGRQQTEAQTPLRRIGQPQDIAPAVVFLASSDSGWITGETLYITGGLR; this is encoded by the coding sequence ATGACAAAAAAACTAGAGGGAAAAATTGCAGTCGTTACAGGTGCATCTAAAGGCATCGGTGCCTCGATCGCCAAACATCTGGCAGCCGAAGGTGCAGCAGTTGTCGTTAACTATTCATCAAGCAAAGAAGGGGCCGATCGCGTGGTTGATGAAATTACCAGCACAGGCGGTAAGGCGATCGCAGTTCAAGCCAATGTTGCCAAAAAAGCAGAGATCGAACATCTGTTTGCACAGACACAGCAAACATTCGGCAAGCTAGATATTTTGGTCAACAATGCGGGAATTTATGAATTTTCCCCACTGGAAAACATCACCGAAGAACACTTCCACAAGCAATTCGATCTGAATGTGCTGGGATTGATCTTCGCCTCACAACAAGCCGTCAAGCACTTCGGCTCGGCAGGCGGCAGCATTATCAATATCAGTTCGATCGTTAGCACCCTCGCCCCCGCCAATGCCTCAATTTATAGTGCTACCAAAGCGGCTGTTGATGCCGTCACGAAGTCGCTAGCCAAAGAGTTAGGCCCCCGCAACATTCGCATCAACTCCATCAATCCCGGCATGGTGGAAACGGAGGGGGCACACACAGCAGGAATTACCGAGAGTGAAGGTCGCCAACAAACTGAAGCGCAAACACCATTACGTCGCATTGGACAGCCACAGGACATCGCCCCTGCCGTTGTCTTCCTTGCTTCCTCCGATTCGGGCTGGATCACTGGCGAAACGCTGTACATTACGGGTGGGCTTCGCTAA
- a CDS encoding cyanoexosortase A system-associated protein, producing the protein MKHWENIRISLLAIAFGGVVFVLGKSIFYPTVKERNIISFDLPAAVSLPEWQGLASNPLVIQMVDNSEYIAGRKYRYVQNGLPLDIEMRYLVKSPKDIEPFGNLEAWIEKYTAISSFRNIKPSIINNKNVGFYGMFVYEKRAYLSACINPSGGTTFTYEQFRRNRYMYDLRFDRFFLWLLDSAKLRDERCLWTQMSVPLNNSSPQQSYQILEKAWIAWYKWWSPRFSNR; encoded by the coding sequence ATGAAACACTGGGAAAATATCCGAATTTCGCTTTTGGCGATCGCCTTTGGGGGCGTGGTATTTGTGCTGGGGAAATCAATCTTTTACCCCACCGTAAAAGAACGAAATATCATCAGCTTTGATTTACCAGCCGCTGTCTCATTACCGGAATGGCAGGGTTTGGCAAGCAATCCCCTAGTTATTCAAATGGTGGATAATTCTGAGTATATAGCTGGGCGGAAATATCGCTATGTTCAAAATGGGTTGCCCTTGGATATAGAAATGCGCTATTTAGTGAAGAGTCCAAAGGATATAGAACCGTTTGGCAATCTGGAAGCTTGGATAGAAAAGTACACGGCTATTTCATCTTTTCGTAATATTAAACCTAGTATTATTAATAATAAAAATGTAGGCTTCTATGGTATGTTTGTTTACGAAAAACGAGCGTACTTGAGTGCTTGTATAAATCCGAGTGGCGGTACTACGTTCACTTATGAGCAGTTTAGGCGCAATCGATATATGTACGATTTGCGGTTCGATCGCTTCTTTTTATGGTTGTTAGATTCGGCAAAACTGCGAGACGAACGTTGTCTGTGGACGCAAATGTCTGTACCTTTAAATAATTCTTCGCCGCAGCAAAGTTATCAAATTTTAGAGAAGGCTTGGATTGCTTGGTACAAGTGGTGGAGTCCGCGTTTTTCAAATCGTTAA
- the crtA gene encoding cyanoexosortase A, protein MNNLKLVKDPKYWLLAIAASLITLHLHLSWRSENADLLGISLLFWVAVSALIWRKRDSLNLESEVFSTIFGALLIGFVLFKSTHLYGYDLFLRVSPFISILGLSLLASGVKGLKQYWQEILLVAFMAVPPGVLSIFIDLSLLTAKFASFVLWILGFQVSNSGVMVTLPTGGIKVGAGCDGFGIILQLLGLSFICLVMFGHHLWHRILVPIASVILAFVVNGMRVALMAILAALSNQEAFEYWHTGDGSLIFSMLAVFMFGVFCHFTVLRTAGARG, encoded by the coding sequence ATGAATAACCTGAAACTTGTCAAAGATCCCAAATACTGGCTGTTAGCTATAGCAGCAAGTTTAATTACTCTTCATCTTCATTTGAGTTGGAGAAGCGAAAATGCTGACTTGCTGGGCATCAGTTTATTGTTTTGGGTGGCGGTATCTGCGTTAATTTGGAGAAAACGCGATTCTTTGAATTTAGAAAGCGAAGTTTTTTCTACCATTTTTGGTGCATTGCTGATTGGTTTTGTGCTTTTTAAGAGTACGCACCTGTATGGTTATGACCTTTTTTTGCGCGTTTCTCCTTTCATCTCAATTTTAGGTTTAAGTCTGCTTGCTTCTGGAGTGAAGGGATTGAAGCAATATTGGCAGGAAATTTTGCTGGTTGCTTTTATGGCTGTACCGCCGGGAGTGCTATCCATCTTTATCGACCTGTCTTTGTTAACAGCTAAGTTTGCTAGTTTTGTGCTGTGGATTTTAGGATTTCAAGTATCGAATTCGGGAGTTATGGTGACGCTACCAACGGGAGGGATAAAGGTAGGTGCTGGTTGTGATGGCTTTGGTATAATTTTGCAACTATTGGGATTGTCTTTTATTTGTTTGGTGATGTTTGGTCATCACTTGTGGCACAGAATATTAGTGCCGATCGCATCTGTTATTTTAGCATTTGTTGTCAACGGGATGCGGGTCGCTCTTATGGCTATACTAGCAGCATTATCCAATCAAGAAGCTTTTGAGTATTGGCATACGGGAGATGGTTCGTTGATTTTTTCTATGCTGGCGGTATTTATGTTTGGGGTATTTTGTCATTTTACAGTATTGAGAACAGCAGGGGCTAGGGGTTAG
- the aroB gene encoding 3-dehydroquinate synthase, whose product MQSVIHVNLPQNSYEIAIASGSLDKLGAWMSGEESKPLNLGKKVLVVSNPAIFKRYGERAIGSLTAAGFEVASCILPAGEQYKTLTSLQKIYNLALENRLERSSTMVALGGGVIGDMTGFAAASWLRGINFVQVPTSLLAMVDAAIGGKTGVNHPKGKNLIGAFHQPRLVLIDPDVLKTLPPREFRAGIAEVIKYGVIWDADLFAKLEQSSRLDQLRYLDEEILQIILKHSCQAKAIVVGKDEKESGLRALLNYGHTIGHAVESLTGYKSVNHGEAVAIGMVAAGQIAVDIRSWNKAAAERQNELIKKAGLPTKLPTGLDVEEIINSLQTDKKVESGKVRFVLPTQIGAATVTDRVPPDVLRQVLWQMQ is encoded by the coding sequence ATGCAATCCGTTATTCATGTTAATTTACCGCAGAATTCTTACGAAATTGCGATCGCCTCTGGTAGCTTAGACAAACTCGGTGCTTGGATGAGTGGCGAAGAAAGCAAACCGCTGAATCTGGGCAAAAAAGTTTTGGTTGTCTCCAATCCGGCTATTTTCAAGCGCTATGGGGAAAGAGCGATCGGATCTCTCACTGCTGCTGGGTTTGAGGTCGCCAGTTGCATTCTGCCGGCGGGAGAACAGTACAAAACTCTGACTTCTCTCCAAAAAATTTATAACCTCGCTTTGGAAAATCGCCTGGAACGCTCCTCCACAATGGTAGCTTTGGGGGGCGGCGTGATTGGCGATATGACAGGTTTTGCGGCTGCTTCTTGGTTGCGCGGGATTAACTTCGTGCAAGTCCCCACCAGCTTGCTGGCGATGGTTGATGCGGCGATTGGCGGTAAAACTGGAGTTAACCATCCCAAAGGCAAAAATCTGATTGGCGCATTCCATCAGCCGCGTTTGGTTTTAATTGACCCGGATGTGCTGAAAACTCTCCCGCCAAGGGAGTTTCGCGCTGGTATCGCGGAAGTGATTAAATACGGCGTGATTTGGGATGCCGATTTGTTCGCTAAGTTAGAGCAATCTTCGCGCCTGGATCAACTGCGCTACTTAGATGAGGAAATTTTGCAAATTATCCTCAAACACTCTTGCCAAGCGAAGGCAATTGTGGTAGGGAAAGATGAAAAAGAATCGGGTTTGCGGGCGCTACTGAATTACGGACATACGATCGGTCATGCGGTAGAAAGCTTAACGGGTTACAAGTCGGTCAATCACGGTGAAGCGGTGGCTATTGGGATGGTAGCAGCAGGTCAGATTGCTGTTGATATTCGCTCTTGGAATAAAGCAGCAGCAGAACGTCAAAATGAGTTAATTAAAAAAGCTGGATTACCGACAAAGTTACCTACTGGTTTGGATGTTGAGGAGATTATAAATTCCCTACAAACTGATAAAAAAGTCGAGTCGGGTAAGGTGCGATTTGTTTTACCTACACAAATTGGTGCTGCAACTGTGACCGATCGAGTCCCGCCAGATGTATTGCGGCAAGTACTTTGGCAAATGCAGTAG
- the petL gene encoding cytochrome b6-f complex subunit PetL, protein MSGVVAYVLYLGAAYAVAVGLFLTLRAVKLI, encoded by the coding sequence ATGTCTGGAGTCGTAGCTTACGTTCTATACTTGGGTGCTGCCTACGCAGTGGCAGTAGGCTTGTTTTTAACTCTCAGAGCCGTTAAGCTCATTTAG
- a CDS encoding B12-binding domain-containing radical SAM protein — protein sequence MRVLLLYPLFPKTFWSYEKILELVDRKVLLPPLGLITVAAILPQEWEFKLVDRNIRSVTEAEWQWADLVILSAMIVQKEDFIAQIQEAKRRGKRVAVGGPYPTSLPEEAEEAGVDYLILDEGEITLPMFVEAIQRGETRGIFHANGEKPSVTETPIPRFDLLEFDAYDSMSVQFSRGCPFQCEFCDIIVLYGRKPRTKTPKQLLAELDYLYELGWRRSVFMVDDNFIGNKRNVKLLLKELKVWQAENGYPFAFNTEASIDLAQDPELMELMVECYFNGVFLGIETPDEDSLQLTKKFQNMRNPLIEAVQLIAKAGLRPMAGFIIGFDGEKSGAGKRIVQFAEAAAIPTVMFGMLQALPNTALWNRLEKEGRLRHRDSSINQTNLMNFIPTRPLEEIGREYIEAFWELYDADRFLDRTYRCFLMLGATKAKPKFKFPSWVDLRALCIVIWRQGVKRKTRWKFWHHLFSIIKHNPGVWDHYLTVCAHNEHFLEYRQIVRKQIEAQLAEYLVEEKKLAKVGARG from the coding sequence ATGCGGGTTTTACTGCTTTATCCTCTGTTTCCGAAAACATTTTGGTCTTACGAAAAGATTTTAGAATTAGTCGATCGCAAAGTGTTACTGCCGCCTTTAGGTTTAATAACTGTCGCGGCTATTTTACCACAAGAATGGGAATTTAAACTGGTCGATCGCAATATTCGATCGGTCACAGAGGCAGAGTGGCAATGGGCAGACTTAGTAATTCTCTCTGCAATGATTGTGCAGAAAGAAGACTTTATCGCCCAAATCCAGGAAGCGAAAAGACGGGGCAAACGAGTTGCTGTGGGTGGCCCTTATCCCACCAGTTTACCGGAAGAAGCAGAAGAGGCGGGGGTAGATTATCTGATTTTAGATGAAGGGGAAATTACTCTGCCGATGTTTGTCGAGGCGATTCAACGGGGTGAGACGAGGGGGATTTTTCACGCTAACGGAGAGAAACCATCTGTAACGGAGACGCCGATTCCCCGTTTTGATTTGCTGGAATTTGATGCTTACGATTCGATGTCGGTACAATTTTCGCGAGGTTGTCCTTTTCAGTGCGAATTTTGCGACATTATTGTGCTATACGGTCGCAAACCTAGAACGAAGACACCAAAGCAACTCCTGGCTGAATTGGATTATCTCTACGAACTGGGGTGGCGTCGAAGTGTGTTTATGGTGGATGACAACTTTATCGGCAATAAGCGCAATGTCAAGTTATTGCTGAAGGAGTTAAAAGTTTGGCAAGCAGAAAACGGTTATCCGTTTGCGTTTAATACAGAAGCTTCGATCGATTTAGCACAAGACCCGGAACTGATGGAATTGATGGTGGAGTGCTATTTTAATGGGGTGTTTCTGGGAATTGAAACGCCTGATGAGGATAGTTTGCAGCTGACTAAGAAATTTCAGAACATGAGAAATCCTCTGATTGAGGCTGTGCAGCTGATTGCAAAAGCTGGATTGCGCCCGATGGCTGGGTTTATTATTGGTTTTGATGGTGAGAAATCTGGTGCTGGTAAGCGGATTGTCCAGTTTGCGGAAGCAGCAGCTATTCCGACGGTGATGTTCGGGATGTTGCAAGCTTTACCGAATACGGCGCTGTGGAACAGATTGGAAAAGGAGGGGCGCTTACGGCATAGGGATAGCAGTATTAACCAAACTAATTTGATGAATTTTATCCCGACTCGGCCTTTGGAAGAGATTGGCAGGGAATATATCGAAGCTTTTTGGGAATTATACGATGCCGATCGCTTTTTAGACCGCACTTATCGCTGTTTCTTGATGCTGGGTGCGACGAAAGCAAAACCAAAATTTAAATTCCCCAGTTGGGTAGATTTACGTGCGCTGTGTATTGTAATCTGGCGTCAGGGTGTGAAACGCAAGACTCGCTGGAAGTTCTGGCATCACTTGTTTAGTATCATCAAGCACAATCCTGGTGTTTGGGATCATTACTTGACTGTGTGCGCCCACAACGAACATTTTCTGGAATATCGCCAGATTGTGCGGAAGCAGATAGAAGCCCAATTAGCTGAATATCTGGTAGAAGAGAAAAAATTGGCAAAGGTAGGCGCTAGAGGTTAG
- a CDS encoding NAD-dependent epimerase/dehydratase family protein has protein sequence MSPVESITEDDRIAVSETATSSMSPVELVEESDRLAIEETPELSNPEISGEEANITELENNSESNAAHISGEEANRGEIDESTKSNSSQSLLEERKRPEIKDSLESKSPEEIYTSTNLGSRETAPSPRTPQPSSSANKRKRIFITGASGCIGQYLVEKLIRETEHELYLLVRDPGKLRFDCNARPGINIVRGDIRQIPRHANLLKTIDCAVLIATSWGGTDQEVLDVNIYKNIQLLNLLDRQVCQQIIYFSTASILDRNNQLLKEARELGTSYIRSKHDFLRQASRLPIYDRITAVFPTLVLGGDAQHPYSHISSGLPGITKWIKLIRFFKADASFHFIHSQDIAEVVGYLIENPPQKKEYRQFVLGNPAVTVNQVVEEACAYLNQPILFRLPLSVWLANLFIVIFKIQMSPWDRFCLEYRHFTYQNAVNPATFGLPVYCATFSDVLKSSGVVGGSGQRLTRVNNYRLDLDDRESESGNES, from the coding sequence ATGTCTCCAGTGGAATCAATCACCGAAGACGATCGCATAGCAGTGTCAGAGACTGCAACATCATCAATGTCTCCAGTGGAGTTAGTGGAAGAAAGCGATCGCTTAGCAATTGAAGAAACTCCTGAATTAAGCAATCCCGAAATTTCTGGAGAAGAGGCTAACATTACAGAATTAGAGAATAATTCCGAGTCAAATGCTGCACATATTTCTGGAGAAGAGGCTAACAGAGGGGAAATAGACGAAAGCACAAAGTCAAACTCCTCACAAAGCCTTTTAGAAGAGCGGAAAAGACCAGAAATAAAGGATAGTTTAGAGTCAAAATCTCCAGAAGAGATTTACACCTCTACTAATTTGGGTAGCCGCGAAACTGCACCTTCTCCGCGCACGCCCCAGCCATCATCGTCCGCAAACAAACGCAAGCGAATTTTTATCACCGGTGCGAGTGGCTGCATCGGTCAATACCTGGTAGAAAAACTGATTCGGGAGACAGAACACGAACTATACTTGCTGGTAAGAGATCCGGGCAAACTGCGTTTTGACTGTAATGCCCGTCCGGGTATTAACATCGTCAGAGGCGATATACGACAGATTCCGCGCCATGCAAATCTGCTCAAAACGATCGATTGTGCAGTGCTGATTGCTACGTCTTGGGGCGGTACAGATCAGGAAGTGCTGGATGTGAATATCTACAAAAATATTCAATTGCTGAATTTGCTCGATCGACAAGTCTGTCAGCAAATAATTTACTTTTCCACCGCCAGTATCCTAGATCGCAACAATCAACTTCTCAAAGAAGCAAGAGAACTGGGAACAAGTTACATTCGTTCCAAGCACGATTTTCTGCGTCAAGCATCGCGCTTGCCAATATACGATCGGATAACTGCTGTGTTTCCTACCTTAGTTTTAGGCGGCGATGCACAACATCCCTATTCTCACATTTCATCTGGCTTACCCGGTATCACAAAATGGATTAAGCTGATTCGCTTTTTCAAAGCAGATGCTAGTTTCCACTTTATTCATTCCCAAGATATTGCAGAAGTAGTAGGATACTTGATAGAAAATCCGCCGCAGAAAAAAGAGTATCGGCAGTTCGTGTTGGGAAATCCGGCAGTAACGGTAAATCAAGTAGTGGAGGAGGCTTGCGCTTATCTGAATCAACCAATTTTGTTTCGTTTGCCTTTGTCTGTTTGGTTAGCTAATCTTTTCATCGTTATCTTTAAGATTCAGATGAGTCCGTGGGATAGGTTTTGTTTGGAGTATCGGCACTTTACTTATCAAAATGCAGTTAATCCAGCAACTTTTGGTTTGCCAGTTTACTGTGCAACTTTCAGCGATGTTCTCAAAAGCAGCGGTGTGGTGGGAGGAAGCGGACAAAGGCTGACGCGAGTTAACAATTATAGACTCGATCTAGATGACCGAGAATCGGAATCGGGAAATGAGAGTTGA
- a CDS encoding NosD domain-containing protein → MSHCRYFCTRSQQFTSTGSDKIAIFRCFSTRKRSHYSVRDCNIINVSSGINHRRRSHYSARKCNIINVSSGVSRRRRSHYSARKCNIINVSSGVSRRKRSHYSVRDCNIINVSSGVSRRRRSHYSVRDCNIINVSSGVSGRKRSHCSVRDCNIINVSSGVSGRKRSHCSVRDCNIINVSSGINHRRRSHYSVRDCNIINVSSGVSGRKRSHSSVRDCNIINVSSGVSRRKRSHCSARKCNIINVSSGINHRRRSHSSVRDCNIINVSSGVSGRKRSLSN, encoded by the coding sequence ATCTCACACTGTCGATATTTCTGTACAAGAAGTCAACAGTTTACAAGCACAGGATCGGATAAGATCGCAATCTTCAGATGTTTCAGCACAAGAAAGCGATCGCATTACAGTGTCAGAGACTGCAACATCATCAATGTCTCCAGTGGAATTAATCACCGAAGACGATCGCATTACAGTGCAAGAAAGTGCAACATCATCAATGTCTCCAGTGGAGTTAGTCGAAGAAGACGATCGCATTACAGTGCAAGAAAGTGCAACATCATCAATGTCTCCAGTGGAGTTAGTCGAAGAAAGCGATCGCATTACAGTGTCAGAGACTGCAACATCATCAATGTCTCCAGTGGAGTTAGTCGAAGAAGACGATCGCATTACAGTGTCAGAGACTGCAACATCATCAATGTCTCCAGTGGAGTTAGTGGAAGAAAGCGATCGCATTGCAGTGTCAGAGACTGCAACATCATCAATGTCTCCAGTGGAGTTAGTGGAAGAAAGCGATCGCATTGCAGTGTCAGAGACTGCAACATCATCAATGTCTCCAGTGGAATCAATCACCGAAGACGATCGCATTACAGTGTCAGAGACTGCAACATCATCAATGTCTCCAGTGGAGTTAGTGGAAGAAAGCGATCGCATAGCAGTGTCAGAGACTGCAACATCATCAATGTCTCCAGTGGAGTTAGTCGAAGAAAGCGATCGCATTGCAGTGCAAGAAAGTGCAACATCATCAATGTCTCCAGTGGAATCAATCACCGAAGACGATCGCATAGCAGTGTCAGAGACTGCAACATCATCAATGTCTCCAGTGGAGTTAGTGGAAGAAAGCGATCGCTTAGCAATTGA
- the hemE gene encoding uroporphyrinogen decarboxylase yields the protein MAESSQIPYLLRAARGEVLDRPPVWMMRQAGRYMKVYRDLRDKYPSFRDRSENPDLAIEISLQPFRAFEPDGVILFSDILTPLPGIGIPFDIVESKGPTIEPAIRTQAQINELHPLQPEESLPFIREILQTLRREVGHKATVLGFVGAPWTLAAYAIEGKSSKDYTIIKSMAFSEPAMLHQFLGKLADAIAVYVRYQIDCGAQVVQMFDSWAGQLSPQDYEVFAMPYQRRVVEQVKATHPDTPLILYINGSAGILERMAKSGVNIVSVDWTVDMAEARTRLGADVGVQGNIDPCVLYGSKDFIRDRILDTIRKAGKRGHILNLGHGVLPTTPEENVAHFFETAKQADKLLTVRA from the coding sequence ATGGCTGAGTCAAGCCAAATACCATATTTATTGCGGGCAGCTCGTGGCGAAGTGTTAGACCGCCCACCCGTGTGGATGATGCGACAAGCGGGTCGCTACATGAAGGTTTATCGCGACCTGCGGGATAAGTATCCCTCATTTCGCGATCGCTCGGAAAACCCAGACCTGGCAATCGAAATCTCTTTGCAACCGTTCCGGGCATTTGAACCCGATGGAGTTATCCTATTTTCGGATATCTTGACACCCCTACCCGGAATTGGGATTCCTTTCGACATTGTAGAAAGCAAAGGGCCGACGATCGAGCCGGCCATCCGCACCCAAGCACAGATTAACGAACTGCATCCCCTGCAACCAGAGGAATCTTTACCCTTTATTCGGGAAATTTTGCAGACATTGCGGCGGGAAGTCGGTCACAAAGCAACAGTACTCGGTTTCGTCGGTGCGCCTTGGACGCTGGCAGCGTATGCTATTGAAGGCAAGTCGTCCAAAGATTACACCATTATTAAGAGTATGGCTTTCTCCGAACCAGCCATGCTACATCAATTCTTGGGTAAACTCGCAGATGCGATCGCCGTTTACGTCCGCTACCAAATTGACTGCGGTGCCCAAGTCGTACAAATGTTCGACTCGTGGGCAGGTCAACTCAGCCCCCAAGACTACGAAGTTTTTGCCATGCCCTATCAACGGCGAGTGGTAGAACAAGTAAAAGCAACCCACCCAGACACGCCTCTGATCCTGTACATTAACGGCAGCGCTGGCATACTCGAACGCATGGCCAAGTCCGGCGTCAATATTGTTAGTGTAGACTGGACGGTAGACATGGCCGAGGCAAGGACAAGGCTGGGCGCAGATGTCGGGGTGCAGGGCAATATTGACCCTTGTGTTTTATACGGTTCCAAGGATTTTATCCGCGATCGCATCCTCGACACCATTCGCAAAGCAGGCAAACGGGGTCATATCCTGAATCTGGGTCACGGCGTTCTGCCCACTACTCCAGAAGAAAATGTGGCTCACTTCTTTGAAACTGCTAAGCAAGCTGATAAATTACTAACCGTCCGCGCTTGA